A single genomic interval of Pseudomonas sp. FeN3W harbors:
- a CDS encoding site-specific integrase, which produces MNAETQRAYISLASNFYATRMQGVELDELNIIGALLRAAPDYRPDYYRRLRNALAFDQKHRGNFWAAQEINRTLNPVTVLNLPRKKKQRRPQKLSTADFETWLRCLAERDMPVEAGALMVISLTGARPCELNGISIDGRRIHISGAKLSHNGLRGASRTLEADDGVCKILRNALAAFKCQPRSMDSIRVALNQVATELFGRRKVPSMYTLRHQFGANLKASGFSEIEMAYVMGHQATDSISRYGDKRLGRAEAVKVKPASDADLSKVRKTVPARVRGVALALSDKRDLGRRSEVADG; this is translated from the coding sequence ATGAATGCAGAGACTCAAAGAGCCTACATCAGTTTGGCCAGTAACTTCTATGCGACTCGAATGCAGGGCGTTGAGCTTGATGAACTCAATATTATTGGTGCTTTGCTACGAGCTGCCCCCGATTACCGTCCGGATTATTACCGGCGCTTACGTAACGCTTTGGCGTTTGATCAAAAGCATCGAGGCAATTTCTGGGCTGCCCAAGAAATCAATCGGACGCTCAATCCGGTGACTGTGTTAAATCTGCCGCGAAAGAAAAAGCAGCGACGTCCGCAGAAGCTTTCTACCGCTGATTTCGAGACGTGGCTACGGTGTCTGGCTGAACGAGATATGCCTGTCGAAGCGGGAGCTTTAATGGTGATATCTCTTACCGGAGCGCGACCATGCGAGCTTAACGGAATTTCCATCGATGGCCGGCGCATCCATATATCCGGTGCAAAGCTTAGCCACAACGGTTTACGCGGCGCTAGCCGAACGCTTGAGGCTGACGATGGCGTCTGTAAAATCTTGAGAAACGCTCTCGCTGCTTTTAAATGTCAGCCCCGCAGTATGGATTCAATACGCGTTGCACTTAATCAAGTGGCCACTGAGCTATTCGGTAGAAGAAAAGTGCCGAGCATGTACACGCTTCGTCATCAATTTGGAGCGAATCTGAAAGCCTCAGGTTTTTCTGAGATTGAGATGGCATACGTCATGGGGCACCAAGCTACCGATTCGATTAGCCGGTACGGAGATAAAAGACTTGGTCGAGCAGAAGCGGTTAAGGTTAAGCCCGCAAGTGATGCTGATCTATCCAAGGTGAGAAAAACGGTGCCTGCGCGAGTGCGTGGGGTCGCTCTAGCTCTCAGTGATAAGCGAGACTTGGGCCGTAGGTCTGAGGTCGCTGATGGCTGA
- a CDS encoding amidohydrolase family protein, with product MNTSFMTTLSPAEPTIPGADPSPRKPRASLPAGSCDCHAHLFGPQATYPYQANRSYTPPDASEASYRHLLRTLGFQRAVLVQPSVYGTDNRRMLDTLAAQAPGDDIEWRGVAVVDPSITDGELDRMNRLGIKGIRINLVFPGGISFKAVEALAQRVHDFGWHVQFLVDVSRFEDLERKLTGLPTAVVVDHIGHLPAHLGTWDAGFKALRNMVASGKAWVKLTGPNRISSYAQAPFLDVDPMLRALVDANSERCLFGTDWPHVQLPTPIPNDGDLVDEFLRLVESPSLRRRILVENPALLYGFDHNS from the coding sequence ATGAATACAAGTTTCATGACGACGCTCAGTCCTGCCGAACCCACCATTCCAGGCGCAGATCCATCGCCACGGAAACCCCGAGCCAGCTTGCCTGCCGGGTCATGTGACTGTCATGCCCACCTTTTCGGGCCTCAGGCAACGTACCCCTATCAGGCAAACCGCAGCTATACGCCGCCGGATGCATCAGAAGCCTCATACCGACATTTGCTTAGGACTCTGGGCTTCCAGCGCGCCGTGCTGGTCCAACCTAGCGTCTACGGCACAGATAATCGCCGCATGCTCGATACCTTGGCGGCGCAAGCCCCAGGGGATGACATCGAATGGCGCGGCGTTGCCGTTGTCGACCCATCAATAACCGATGGAGAGCTGGATCGCATGAATCGGCTCGGCATCAAGGGCATCCGCATCAACTTGGTATTCCCTGGTGGTATTAGCTTCAAGGCTGTCGAGGCCTTGGCGCAGCGCGTCCACGACTTCGGTTGGCACGTGCAGTTCCTCGTCGATGTATCTCGCTTCGAGGACCTCGAGCGGAAACTGACGGGCCTCCCTACGGCAGTGGTGGTTGATCACATTGGCCACTTGCCGGCCCACTTGGGAACTTGGGACGCAGGTTTCAAGGCGCTTAGAAATATGGTTGCCTCGGGCAAGGCTTGGGTTAAATTAACCGGGCCCAATAGAATTTCATCTTACGCCCAAGCCCCTTTCCTTGACGTCGATCCGATGCTCCGTGCCTTGGTTGACGCCAATAGTGAGCGTTGCCTGTTTGGAACGGACTGGCCCCACGTACAGTTACCGACGCCAATTCCAAATGATGGTGACCTCGTCGATGAATTCTTGCGACTCGTGGAGTCACCATCACTGCGTCGGCGCATATTAGTAGAGAATCCCGCGTTGCTATACGGATTTGACCATAACTCTTAA
- a CDS encoding TRAP transporter large permease — translation MSEIGIVLIVGLFVLLLLGVPIAFTLGLLTAIGVWMADYSPMILVQRLLAGSTVTSLLAIPGFILAGDLMTAGGLSRRLVRIASTCFGHFTGGLSMSTVAAGTFFGAISGSAPATTAAVGSIMIKELEQRGYSRGYGAALSTSIGPLGQMIPPSIPMIIWGVLAEESISKLFLAGIIPGLLAAAGFCLVSVLYARRLNIPREKRATLRELGGALRDGIWALLAPVVILGGIYGGIFTPTEAAIVGALYSLCIGVFVYKDLTWASLPGVLVSSMRTTAIIMFIIVVAYGFAWVIASEQIPTQISEALLGITSNPLLLLLLLNLMLLVLGAVMDTVSAMVILSGVLIAVGAQIGLDPIQLGAMVVINFAVGMVTPPLGYSLFVASTISGLSVERVTRYLWPFLLVLVAVVALVAYVPAVTLFLPGLLG, via the coding sequence ATGAGCGAGATAGGAATCGTACTTATCGTAGGGTTGTTCGTGCTGCTACTGCTCGGCGTACCCATCGCATTCACATTGGGTTTGCTGACTGCCATCGGCGTATGGATGGCCGATTACAGTCCGATGATCCTCGTCCAGCGCCTCTTGGCGGGCAGCACGGTGACCAGCTTGCTGGCCATCCCAGGCTTCATCCTCGCCGGAGACCTGATGACCGCAGGCGGGCTATCGCGACGACTGGTACGAATTGCCTCGACATGCTTCGGCCATTTCACTGGCGGCCTGTCGATGTCCACCGTCGCGGCCGGCACTTTCTTTGGGGCGATATCCGGCTCGGCCCCCGCCACGACGGCAGCGGTCGGCTCGATCATGATCAAAGAACTGGAGCAGCGCGGCTACTCGAGGGGCTACGGCGCAGCGTTGTCCACGTCCATCGGCCCTCTGGGCCAGATGATCCCGCCGTCCATCCCCATGATCATATGGGGCGTGCTAGCTGAAGAATCGATCTCCAAGCTGTTTCTTGCCGGCATCATTCCTGGGCTGCTGGCGGCAGCCGGGTTTTGCCTGGTCAGTGTGCTCTATGCCCGCCGGCTGAATATCCCCCGGGAGAAGCGCGCGACGCTGAGAGAACTCGGTGGGGCATTGCGTGACGGAATATGGGCCTTGCTCGCCCCGGTGGTAATCCTGGGCGGCATCTACGGAGGCATCTTCACGCCGACCGAGGCGGCCATTGTCGGCGCCCTCTACAGCCTGTGCATCGGCGTCTTCGTCTACAAGGATCTGACTTGGGCCTCCCTTCCTGGAGTATTGGTCAGCTCGATGCGCACCACTGCAATCATCATGTTCATCATCGTCGTGGCCTACGGCTTCGCCTGGGTAATCGCAAGCGAACAGATTCCCACCCAGATCAGCGAGGCGCTACTTGGCATTACCAGCAACCCGCTGCTGCTGCTTCTGCTCCTCAATCTGATGCTGCTGGTGCTCGGCGCCGTGATGGACACGGTTTCGGCGATGGTCATCCTCAGCGGCGTGCTCATTGCTGTTGGCGCGCAGATTGGGCTCGACCCCATCCAGCTCGGAGCTATGGTGGTCATCAACTTCGCTGTGGGCATGGTGACGCCGCCGTTGGGGTACTCGTTGTTCGTTGCCTCCACCATCAGTGGCCTAAGCGTGGAGCGGGTTACTCGGTACCTCTGGCCATTCCTGCTCGTACTTGTGGCGGTTGTCGCTCTGGTGGCCTACGTGCCCGCCGTCACGCTCTTCCTGCCCGGTCTGCTTGGTTGA
- a CDS encoding TRAP transporter small permease — protein sequence MYKLLDTASRQVNAATTILGCICALVMALALLAGVFYRYVLNASLSWTDEVALLAFSWTVFLFASVLVREQLHVRITLVVDLLPASFRAMLERLSIVLVMVFGVLMLGAGWQFTAFTAHQVSPALRYPLWLQGSAVPVSGALILLHALPLLIRARISEEQGAEA from the coding sequence ATGTACAAGCTACTGGATACAGCTAGCCGCCAGGTGAATGCCGCCACCACGATACTCGGATGCATCTGCGCATTGGTAATGGCGCTTGCGTTGCTAGCCGGTGTTTTCTACCGCTACGTACTCAATGCCTCGCTTTCCTGGACGGATGAAGTGGCATTGCTGGCGTTCAGCTGGACGGTTTTTCTATTCGCCAGCGTCCTAGTGCGCGAACAACTGCATGTCCGGATCACCTTGGTTGTTGACCTGCTGCCAGCATCGTTTCGCGCCATGTTGGAGCGGCTCAGCATTGTGCTGGTGATGGTTTTCGGGGTGCTGATGCTCGGGGCCGGCTGGCAGTTCACAGCCTTCACTGCGCATCAGGTTTCGCCAGCGCTGCGCTACCCCCTGTGGCTTCAGGGCTCTGCCGTGCCGGTCAGCGGCGCGCTCATCCTCTTGCATGCACTGCCACTGCTGATACGAGCGCGAATCTCCGAAGAACAAGGAGCAGAAGCATGA
- a CDS encoding TRAP transporter substrate-binding protein, translated as MALHFNFPRKIITCVLMASSLLGASMSQAATTIRLGWTTADSAVDPYAITAHYFQEELEAAAPGQFKVRFFPSNQLGNDTEMLQGMQFGTLDAGVITGTQLGTLDSSFQVNDLPFLFKDSQQAHRVLDGELGAELFARLEKQGIVGLGFAEAGFRHTINNKRAVEQPADLTGVKLRVQPSDLYIASFRALGANPIPMAWSDAFTAVQQGTVDGLEIPLAVIYANKYAGAVKYLSLTNHTYNALPLLISKQIMSRLPADQQEVVRSAARKAIERQRETVAQNEEALIEKIKAEGMAINDVTDPQAFRDAVKPVYDQYRDRIGSDVLDRALKLVSE; from the coding sequence ATGGCGCTCCACTTCAACTTTCCGCGGAAGATCATCACCTGTGTGTTGATGGCCTCGTCATTGCTTGGCGCAAGTATGTCCCAAGCAGCTACCACGATTCGCCTGGGCTGGACCACGGCGGATAGCGCCGTCGACCCCTACGCCATTACTGCCCATTATTTCCAAGAGGAGCTTGAAGCTGCGGCGCCGGGGCAGTTCAAGGTTCGTTTCTTCCCGAGCAACCAGCTTGGCAACGACACCGAAATGCTGCAAGGGATGCAGTTCGGCACGCTGGACGCCGGGGTGATTACCGGTACGCAGCTGGGCACACTCGACTCGAGTTTCCAAGTCAATGACTTGCCCTTCCTTTTCAAGGACAGCCAGCAAGCACATCGTGTCTTGGACGGTGAGCTGGGAGCGGAGCTATTTGCCCGGCTGGAGAAGCAGGGCATCGTCGGGCTAGGTTTCGCTGAAGCGGGCTTTCGTCACACCATCAACAACAAGCGAGCGGTCGAGCAGCCGGCCGACCTGACGGGCGTCAAGCTTCGTGTTCAACCCAGCGATCTGTATATCGCCAGTTTTCGTGCACTGGGTGCCAACCCCATCCCAATGGCATGGAGCGACGCCTTTACCGCTGTACAGCAGGGCACGGTTGATGGCCTGGAAATCCCGCTGGCAGTAATCTACGCGAACAAGTACGCCGGCGCGGTGAAGTACCTGTCGCTAACCAATCACACCTACAACGCTCTGCCGCTGCTCATATCCAAGCAAATCATGTCTCGCTTGCCCGCTGATCAGCAAGAGGTGGTTCGCAGCGCAGCCCGTAAGGCCATCGAGCGTCAGCGTGAGACCGTGGCGCAAAACGAAGAAGCACTGATCGAGAAGATCAAGGCCGAAGGCATGGCAATCAACGATGTCACCGATCCCCAAGCTTTTCGCGACGCCGTCAAACCTGTCTACGACCAGTACCGCGACCGAATCGGTAGCGACGTGCTGGATCGGGCGTTGAAGCTCGTTTCCGAGTAA
- a CDS encoding amidohydrolase family protein, whose product MTKQNPTGGRRLLSVDISRYLQDEILEGRLKPGDRIPTEAQLTAQFGVGRNVVREAVARLKSDGLVESHQGLGAFVSDTAHRNSFRIDHEELSDLPKLRQLYELRLDLEVAAAGMAARRRSRSQLAAIRQAFMSMRQSVDQGANLIEESLAFKRAIAEATANEYFRNFILFLTAHIFEAASLERRMASSSELGNTLLQEYKAIFDAIALGDPDLARRAAWQQIINSAERNGLRGLHGWEATRMSSLGGSYAPPCAAAIAPSGPPSRPVPAGACDCHIHIIGAPTTTPFTPHRSYTPPVATLDDYRRMQATLGLQRGVIVQPSVYGYDNSVTLAALREGGPNFRGVVVISDLTTEEELHEMHELGVRGVRINLIYKSGVEVSDVTSLARKIAPLGWHVQLLTDISEFADLYDTLANLPVEAVIDHMGHMPASTGLTHPGFDDLLRLTREGKVWVKLSGAYRITSRSDMPYVDTAPYAQALIKANPSRILWASDWPHVCLTVPMPDDTRLMEEFYSWAGDDEAIIRQILVDNPARLYGF is encoded by the coding sequence ATGACCAAACAAAACCCGACGGGTGGACGGCGTCTGCTTTCAGTGGATATCTCGCGCTATCTGCAAGACGAGATTCTGGAAGGTCGTCTCAAGCCCGGAGACCGCATTCCAACCGAAGCGCAGTTGACCGCTCAATTCGGCGTTGGCCGCAACGTAGTGCGCGAGGCGGTAGCCCGCCTCAAATCTGACGGCCTGGTAGAAAGCCACCAGGGTTTAGGTGCATTCGTATCGGACACGGCTCATCGAAACAGTTTTCGTATCGATCACGAAGAGCTGTCGGACCTGCCGAAACTGCGTCAGTTGTACGAGCTTCGACTCGATCTCGAGGTCGCGGCCGCCGGCATGGCGGCGCGCCGGCGTTCGAGGAGCCAACTGGCTGCGATCAGGCAGGCTTTCATGTCCATGCGTCAATCGGTGGATCAGGGAGCAAACCTGATCGAGGAGAGCCTCGCATTCAAGCGGGCCATTGCCGAGGCGACCGCAAACGAGTATTTCCGCAACTTCATCCTGTTTCTTACGGCTCACATATTCGAGGCGGCTTCGCTGGAGCGCCGCATGGCAAGTTCCAGCGAGCTGGGCAACACACTGCTGCAGGAGTACAAGGCAATTTTTGACGCGATAGCCCTCGGTGATCCGGATCTGGCTCGTCGCGCGGCCTGGCAGCAGATTATCAATTCCGCTGAGCGCAACGGTTTGCGAGGGCTGCATGGCTGGGAAGCCACCCGCATGAGCTCTCTCGGTGGCAGCTACGCTCCGCCCTGTGCGGCGGCCATTGCACCATCGGGCCCTCCCTCTCGGCCCGTCCCTGCTGGGGCATGTGATTGTCACATTCATATAATTGGGGCCCCAACGACGACGCCTTTCACTCCGCACCGCTCATATACTCCGCCAGTAGCAACGCTGGACGACTACAGGCGCATGCAGGCAACACTGGGCCTTCAGCGAGGCGTCATCGTTCAGCCCAGCGTGTACGGCTACGACAACAGCGTGACCCTTGCGGCGTTGCGTGAAGGGGGCCCAAATTTCCGGGGCGTGGTGGTCATCAGCGACCTTACCACCGAAGAAGAGCTGCATGAAATGCACGAACTAGGCGTGCGCGGGGTACGTATCAACCTGATTTATAAGAGCGGCGTCGAAGTGTCGGATGTCACCAGCCTGGCTCGTAAAATCGCCCCGCTGGGCTGGCACGTTCAGCTCCTGACTGATATATCGGAGTTCGCGGATCTGTACGACACGCTCGCAAACCTGCCGGTGGAGGCAGTGATCGATCACATGGGGCACATGCCGGCAAGTACAGGGCTGACCCATCCGGGCTTCGATGACCTGCTACGGCTCACCCGCGAGGGCAAGGTGTGGGTCAAGCTCTCTGGCGCGTATCGCATTACTAGCCGCAGCGACATGCCGTACGTTGATACCGCGCCTTACGCGCAGGCTTTGATCAAGGCGAACCCGTCGCGCATTCTTTGGGCCAGCGATTGGCCGCATGTCTGCCTGACGGTTCCTATGCCCGACGATACGCGCCTGATGGAAGAGTTTTACAGCTGGGCAGGCGACGACGAGGCAATCATCCGCCAAATTCTGGTGGATAACCCTGCGCGCCTTTATGGTTTTTAA
- a CDS encoding FAD-binding and (Fe-S)-binding domain-containing protein, translating into MIARIPTAAPAAPYIAFLDALRAAGFRGEIAQDHASRTVLATDNSIYQRFPQSAVFPLDADDVQTLARVVSEPAHHSVRLSPRGGGTGTNGQSLTDGVIVDLSRHMNRILEINVEERWVRVQSGVVKDQLNAALKPHGLFFAPELSTSNRATIGGMINTDASGQGSCTYGKTRDHVLALDTVLLGGERLHSGPVDEQTLAQQLGRQDRIGDVYRCAESIQREKADLIEARFPKLNRCLTGYDLAHLREPDGRFNLNSVLCGAEGSLGFVVGAKLNVLPIPRYSVLVNIRYSGFMDALRDARALITMTPLSIETVDSKVLLLAMKDIVWHGVAEYFPQESERPTLGINLVEFSGDEAEEVDARVSAFIDYLQRDTSVERLGHTLAVGNAAVTRIYAMRKRAVGLLGNVNGEVRPQPFVEDTAVPPENLADFIAEFRALLDGHGLAYGMFGHVDAGVLHVRPALDMKDPAQAAMVRPISDAVAELTQRYGGLLWGEHGKGVRSEYAPAFFGELYPSLQALKRAFDPHNQLNPGKIATPLDSTEPLLKIDEVTFRGELDRQIDERVWQSYGTAVHCNGNGACYNYDPDDAMCPSWKATRARIHSPKGRASLLREWLRLQGQAGVDVLAPGADGPVNFLRSLPTRWRNTRGDQDDFSHEVYDAMAGCLACKSCAGQCPVKVNVPEFRSRFLELYHRRYLRPLRDYLIGSLEFTLPLFAHVPWLYNAPMGSSWLNRLLAERIGMVDSPLISDFDFKETCRRWNVITATPEVLSKLDSEQREKSVILVQDAFTRYFETPVFAAFIELACRAGFQVYLAPYSPNGKPLQVQGFLGAFTRTARRTAGRLQALAGFDIPLVGLDPAMTLVYRQEYTKIPGLVCPEVLLPQEWLVKALQAQPIPAEAAPQSYRLLGHCTEKTNATPSAALWNDVFKRAGLTLAAQATGCCGMSGTYGHEARNLPTSKVIFEQSWARALAGENEAEPLATGYSCRSQTSRFHDSKLRHPIQALLDHFQAGATTT; encoded by the coding sequence ATGATTGCCCGTATCCCAACCGCTGCCCCCGCCGCGCCCTACATCGCCTTTCTCGACGCCCTGCGCGCGGCCGGTTTTCGCGGGGAGATTGCGCAGGATCACGCCAGCCGCACGGTGCTGGCGACCGACAACTCCATCTACCAGCGCTTTCCGCAGTCGGCGGTGTTTCCCCTCGATGCCGACGACGTGCAGACCCTGGCGCGCGTGGTCAGCGAGCCTGCCCACCACAGCGTGCGCCTCTCCCCCCGCGGTGGCGGCACCGGCACCAATGGGCAGTCGCTCACCGATGGCGTGATCGTCGACCTCTCCCGACACATGAACCGGATCCTCGAGATCAACGTCGAGGAACGCTGGGTGCGGGTGCAGAGCGGCGTGGTCAAGGATCAGCTCAATGCCGCACTCAAGCCGCACGGGCTGTTCTTCGCACCGGAGCTGTCCACCTCCAACCGGGCGACCATCGGCGGCATGATCAATACCGACGCCAGCGGCCAGGGCAGCTGCACCTATGGCAAGACGCGCGATCACGTGCTCGCGCTGGACACCGTGCTGCTCGGCGGCGAGCGCCTGCACAGCGGTCCGGTGGACGAGCAGACGCTGGCGCAGCAGCTGGGGCGGCAGGATCGCATCGGCGACGTTTACCGCTGCGCGGAAAGCATTCAGCGCGAGAAAGCCGACCTGATCGAAGCGCGATTCCCCAAGCTGAACCGCTGCCTGACCGGCTATGACCTGGCGCACCTGCGCGAGCCCGATGGCCGTTTCAACCTCAACAGCGTGCTGTGCGGCGCCGAAGGCTCGCTTGGCTTCGTCGTCGGAGCCAAGCTGAACGTGCTGCCGATCCCCAGGTACTCGGTGCTGGTCAACATCCGCTATTCAGGCTTCATGGATGCGCTGCGCGATGCCCGCGCGCTGATCACCATGACCCCGCTGTCCATCGAGACGGTGGATTCCAAGGTGCTGCTGCTGGCCATGAAGGACATCGTCTGGCACGGCGTCGCCGAGTACTTCCCTCAGGAATCCGAGCGCCCGACGCTGGGCATCAACCTGGTGGAGTTCAGTGGGGATGAGGCCGAAGAGGTCGATGCGCGCGTCTCAGCCTTCATCGACTACCTGCAACGCGACACCTCGGTCGAGCGTCTGGGCCACACCCTGGCCGTCGGCAATGCCGCGGTCACGCGCATCTACGCCATGCGCAAGAGGGCGGTGGGCCTGCTGGGCAACGTCAACGGTGAGGTGCGCCCGCAGCCCTTCGTCGAAGACACCGCCGTACCGCCGGAAAACCTGGCGGACTTCATCGCCGAATTCCGCGCCCTGCTCGACGGCCACGGCCTGGCCTACGGCATGTTCGGCCACGTCGACGCCGGCGTGCTGCACGTACGTCCCGCGCTGGACATGAAGGACCCGGCACAAGCCGCCATGGTCCGACCGATCTCCGATGCGGTGGCCGAGCTCACCCAGCGTTACGGCGGTCTGCTGTGGGGCGAGCATGGCAAGGGCGTACGCTCGGAATATGCGCCGGCCTTCTTCGGCGAGCTGTACCCCTCGCTGCAGGCGCTCAAGCGCGCATTCGACCCGCACAACCAGCTCAACCCCGGCAAGATCGCCACGCCGCTGGATAGCACCGAGCCGCTACTCAAGATCGACGAAGTCACCTTCCGCGGCGAGCTGGATCGGCAGATCGACGAGCGCGTCTGGCAGAGCTACGGCACTGCCGTGCACTGCAACGGCAACGGCGCCTGCTACAACTATGACCCGGACGACGCCATGTGCCCGTCCTGGAAGGCGACCCGTGCGCGCATCCACTCCCCCAAAGGTCGTGCATCGCTGCTGCGTGAATGGCTGCGGCTGCAAGGCCAGGCCGGCGTCGACGTGCTCGCCCCGGGGGCTGACGGTCCCGTGAACTTCCTGCGCTCACTGCCCACCCGCTGGCGCAACACGCGTGGCGATCAGGACGATTTCTCCCACGAGGTTTACGACGCCATGGCCGGTTGCCTGGCGTGCAAATCCTGCGCGGGGCAATGCCCGGTGAAAGTCAACGTGCCGGAATTCCGCTCGCGCTTCCTCGAGCTGTACCATCGCCGCTACCTGCGCCCGCTGCGCGACTACCTGATCGGCTCGCTGGAATTCACCCTGCCGCTGTTCGCCCATGTGCCTTGGCTGTACAACGCGCCCATGGGCTCGTCCTGGCTCAACAGGCTGCTGGCCGAACGTATCGGCATGGTGGACAGCCCGCTGATCAGCGATTTCGATTTCAAGGAAACGTGCCGCCGCTGGAACGTGATCACAGCGACGCCCGAAGTACTAAGCAAACTGGACAGCGAGCAGCGAGAGAAAAGCGTAATCCTGGTGCAGGATGCCTTCACCCGCTATTTCGAAACGCCGGTGTTCGCCGCCTTCATCGAACTGGCCTGCCGGGCAGGCTTCCAAGTATACCTGGCGCCCTACTCGCCCAATGGCAAGCCGCTGCAGGTGCAGGGTTTCCTCGGCGCCTTCACCCGCACGGCACGGCGCACGGCCGGTCGTTTGCAGGCGCTGGCGGGCTTCGACATTCCGCTGGTGGGGCTGGATCCGGCGATGACGCTGGTCTATCGGCAGGAATACACGAAGATCCCTGGACTGGTTTGCCCCGAGGTGCTGCTGCCGCAGGAGTGGCTGGTCAAGGCTCTGCAAGCCCAGCCAATCCCTGCCGAAGCAGCGCCGCAATCCTATCGCCTGCTGGGCCATTGCACCGAGAAAACCAATGCCACACCGAGCGCCGCCCTGTGGAATGACGTCTTCAAACGCGCGGGACTGACACTGGCGGCCCAGGCCACCGGTTGCTGCGGCATGTCCGGCACCTACGGCCATGAAGCGCGCAACCTGCCGACCTCGAAAGTGATCTTCGAGCAGTCCTGGGCCCGAGCGTTGGCGGGGGAAAACGAAGCCGAACCGCTAGCGACCGGCTACTCCTGCCGCAGCCAGACCTCGCGCTTCCACGACAGCAAGCTACGCCACCCGATCCAGGCTCTGCTGGATCACTTCCAGGCAGGCGCGACAACCACCTGA
- a CDS encoding AlpA family phage regulatory protein, which yields MPEMVLLDFSSVSRKVGLSRKSIYCRIRDGDFPKQVKIGRASRWLKHEVDEWIAAAAAAR from the coding sequence ATGCCTGAAATGGTTCTTCTCGATTTTTCCAGCGTCAGCCGCAAGGTTGGTCTGAGCAGGAAGAGTATCTACTGCCGTATCAGGGACGGCGATTTTCCCAAGCAGGTGAAGATCGGGCGGGCCAGTCGATGGCTCAAACATGAGGTCGACGAATGGATCGCAGCAGCCGCTGCCGCGAGGTAA